From Lonchura striata isolate bLonStr1 chromosome 3, bLonStr1.mat, whole genome shotgun sequence, one genomic window encodes:
- the SAYSD1 gene encoding SAYSvFN domain-containing protein 1: protein MAAVEQRLGQYRAARRSCAAAPRPAELPGKAAAPEAAEGPRAAAEGTGGGAEVRPGGPAALGWAHPLLLKVLLWAVLLALFAELELGLPYFVLSLLYWMYAGTRGPAERRPGELSAYSIFNPGCAAIAGTLTAEQLERELHYRPAAGW, encoded by the exons ATGGCGGCTGTGGAGCAGCGCCTCGGCCAGTACCGCGCCGCCCGCCGTAGCTgtgccgccgctccgcgccccgccGAGCTGCCGGGAAAGGCCGCGGCTCCGGAGGCCGCCGAgggaccgcgggcagccgcggAGGGCACGGGCGGCGGCGCTGAG GTCCGGCCCGGCGGCCCGGCGGCTCTGGGGTGGGCGCACCCGCTGCTGCTGAAGGTGCTGCTATGGGCCGTGCTGCTGGCGCTGTTTGCGGAGCTGGAGCTCGGGCTGCCCTACTTCGTGCTCTCCCTGCTCTACTGGATGTACGCCGGCacccgcggccccgccgagcGGCGGCCCGGCGAGCTCAGCGCCTACTCCATTTTCAACCCCGGCTGCGCCGCCATCGCCGGGACGCTGACGGCCGAGCAGCTGGAGCGGGAGCTGCACTACCGGCCCGCCGCGGGCTGGTAg